A genomic window from Anticarsia gemmatalis isolate Benzon Research Colony breed Stoneville strain chromosome 22, ilAntGemm2 primary, whole genome shotgun sequence includes:
- the Syx16 gene encoding syntaxin 16, with protein MVSRSLTEVFVLMRNNAIHSRHIFAEQGNESERVRLMRSNSHDMEAGMELRSDSHAPPPWTDALEEAHYVITRLKTKLSELQSRHEKQIRRPSLDDTTEQQHIQRLTTEIGRHFTHAHTHLTAIKAQIRHGNKTEQQLATNVVLALVTILQDLSVTFRTAQSNYLKSLTSREERSNAYFELPNFEELSLDDNDLLPGLSNNQTDLLFSLPSTSGTQKFDNEEFQRPALSQKQLLLIQEENTRDVAEREEEVNKIVRSIVDLNDIFKDLAHMVHEQGTVLDRIDYNIEQTQVQVHEGYKQLQKAERYQRKNRKMHCILMLAVTIIVLVVLLIIVKS; from the exons ATGGTGTCGAGAAGTCTAACGGAGGTGTTTGTGTTGATGCGAAACAATGCAATCCACAGCCGGCACATATTCGCTGAGCAG GGCAATGAGTCAGAACGCGTTCGTCTCATGCGCAGCAACTCGCACGACATGGAGGCCGGCATGGAGCTGCGCTCCGACTCACACGCGCCCCCGCCCTGGACGGACGCGCTTGAGGAAGCACATTATGTTATTACTAG GTTAAAAACGAAATTGTCGGAGCTACAGTCCCGGCATGAGAAGCAGATCCGGCGGCCGTCGCTGGACGACACGACGGAACAGCAACACATTCAGCGACTGACCACGGAGATCGGCAGACACTTCACACACGCGCACACGCATCTTACTGCGATTAAAGCGCAGATTAGACATG GCAATAAAACAGAGCAGCAACTAGCAACAAACGTAGTCCTAGCCCTCGTCACGATCCTGCAAGACCTGAGCGTCACCTTCCGCACAGCACAGTCCAACTACCTCAAGTCGCTCACGTCCAGAGAAGAACGATCCAACGCCTACTTCGAGCTGCCCAACTTTGAAGAACTAAGCCTGGACGACAACGACCTGCTCCCAGGTTTGTCCAACAACCAAACAGACTTACTATTCTCATTACCTAGTACGTCAGGCACACAGAAATTTGACAATGAAGAATTTCAACGGCCCGCGTTAAGTCAGAAACAATTACTACTCATACAAGAAGAGAATACGAGAGATGTAGCAGAAAGAGAGGAAGAAGTGAATAAAATAGTTCGTTCTATAGTAGAtttgaatgatatttttaaagatttagcGCATATGGTGCATGAACAAGGTACTGTGTTGGACcgaatagattataatatagaaCAAACTCAGGTGCAGGTTCATGAAGGGTACAAACAGTTGCAGAAAGCGGAGAGGTATCAGAGAAAGAATAGAAAGATGCACTGTATATTAATGTTGGCGGTCACTATTATAGTATTAGTTGTGTTATTGATCATTGTTAAGAGCTAG
- the Arp8 gene encoding actin-related protein 8: protein MSMPTYEPGPEHFQQFPSNRIIVIHPGSLYVRIGRASDLLPVKQLHCIARKRRAGGKIYRDSFIPPSVPKTKELIEELEECRLQISHTLQSCVQSNGARRYATPPQQIAAFNRRSLPECVNDGEPWPQVECDIVIGDLVLDIDPELPYNIHFPYRRGDFNIHTEVGGSISSVLNDLYTIWSSIIEYKLGIPLIELIKYRCVLLIPDLYSRSHLKYLMSLLLKDLGFGHCFLVQESVGATFGAGIGSACVVDIGDQKTAISCVEDGISHKTTRLRMDYGAGDVCQALSWMFHKSAFPYKNWNENIPRDVILMRNLYENFCHVNLDVCGPQEKSFLVDHPGDVINKYTLQVGDECIISPLSMFYTDLLKITGSKSTKIQNRQPSDPEDPFDAEFLRETGRKRETADPTANESQQFEATNEAQPAANPDEDIVVDTLEGGPGDVVSLAPGQVLALDAAILQSIDRCPNEELKRKMYSNILIVGGGVKVHGLNLWLQNRLALQIPYTYKTEQLEIVTSPKDIDPASTVWKGAAVMSCLESAIELWINQSEWNRYGLRILRERAPFIW from the coding sequence ATGAGTATGCCAACTTACGAACCGGGTCCGGAGCACTTTCAACAGTTTCCGTCCAATAGGATTATTGTTATTCATCCTGGATCCCTCTACGTGCGAATAGGTAGGGCTTCGGACCTCCTACCAGTGAAACAGCTGCACTGTATAGCAAGAAAACGCCGTGCAGGGGGAAAAATATACCGCGATTCCTTCATCCCGCCCAGTGTGCCGAAAACTAAGGAATTGATTGAAGAACTAGAAGAATGTCGGCTACAAATATCACATACATTACAATCTTGTGTTCAATCAAACGGAGCGAGGCGATATGCGACCCCACCGCAACAAATAGCAGCATTTAATCGACGATCATTGCCGGAATGTGTAAATGACGGCGAACCATGGCCGCAAGTTGAGTGCGACATTGTAATTGGAGACCTAGTCCTCGACATAGACCCAGAACTGCCATATAACATTCATTTTCCATACCGCAGAGGTGACTTCAATATTCACACGGAAGTCGGAGGTTCTATATCTTCAGTTCTGAACGATTTATATACAATATGGAGCTCTATCATAGAGTATAAACTAGGAATACCTTTAATAGAACTTATTAAGTACAGATGTGTGTTGCTCATCCCAGATTTGTATTCCAGGAGCCATTTGAAATATctaatgtcattattattgaAGGATCTTGGTTTCGGTCATTGTTTCCTTGTCCAAGAGAGTGTTGGAGCTACATTTGGTGCTGGTATAGGTTCAGCATGTGTAGTAGACATTGGCGATCAGAAAACCGCGATATCATGCGTTGAAGATGGCATATCACATAAGACTACAAGGTTACGGATGGACTATGGAGCTGGTGATGTATGTCAAGCATTATCGTGGATGTTTCATAAAAGCGCGTTTCCTTACAAAAATTGGAACGAAAATATCCCAAGAGATGTTATTCTAATGAggaatttgtatgaaaatttctGCCATGTCAACTTAGATGTTTGCGGTCCACAAGAAAAATCCTTTCTAGTTGATCATCCCGGTGACGTAATTAACAAATACACGTTACAAGTAGGAGATGAGTGTATAATATCACCTCTATCAATGTTCTATACAGACCTCCTGAAAATTACTGGttcaaaatcaacaaaaatacaaaatcggCAGCCAAGTGACCCGGAAGATCCTTTTGATGCAGAATTTTTGAGAGAAACGGGAAGGAAGCGTGAAACTGCGGACCCAACGGCTAATGAAAGTCAACAGTTCGAAGCGACAAACGAAGCACAGCCTGCCGCAAACCCTGATGAAGACATTGTAGTTGACACTTTAGAAGGTGGTCCTGGAGACGTGGTTTCCTTAGCTCCTGGACAAGTTTTAGCTCTAGATGCGGCTATACTACAAAGTATAGACCGTTGTCCAAACGAAGAACTAAAACGTAAAATGTACAGCAACATTCTAATAGTTGGGGGAGGAGTCAAAGTCCATGGATTGAACTTGTGGTTACAAAACCGATTAGCTTTACAAATACCTTATACGTACAAGACTGAGCAGTTGGAAATCGTGACGTCACCAAAGGACATTGACCCTGCAAGTACAGTGTGGAAAGGCGCCGCAGTGATGTCGTGTTTGGAGTCTGCTATAGAACTGTGGATCAATCAGAGTGAATGGAATAGATACGGGTTGAGGATACTGAGGGAAAGAGCTCCGTTTATTTGGTGA
- the LOC142982744 gene encoding splicing regulator SDE2, whose protein sequence is MPCLVYFENRCVEGVHCTDVSSLKREISQKHGVPICDLFATLNGRPVSDDCDISSTNNVVRLSSKLVGGKGGFGSMLRAIGAQIEKTTNREACRDLSGRRLRDINEEKRLRKWLEGQEEREKEASDRKRRKLERLVAEPKINVDLNPAYEKERQDLPERVSSAVEAGWQAAGSSNAVKRKSDVEAKKPKKAKMWIDADLSDCSSSLSEDEQEEALSKSPASTDSGNETDQAASTSK, encoded by the coding sequence ATGCCGTGTCTAGTATACTTTGAAAACCGATGTGTCGAGGGAGTACATTGCACAGATGTGTCATCATTGAAACGTGAAATTTCGCAAAAACATGGTGTTCCAATTTGCGACTTATTTGCTACGCTTAACGGGAGGCCTGTGTCGGACGATTGCGACATCTCGTCGACCAATAATGTTGTCAGATTGTCGTCAAAACTCGTCGGAGGGAAAGGCGGATTTGGTTCTATGTTACGAGCGATTGGCGCACAAATTGAGAAGACTACGAATCGAGAAGCTTGCAGGGACCTCTCTGGACGTCGTTTGAGAGATATAAATGAAGAGAAAAGGCTTAGGAAGTGGTTGGAAGGTCAAGAAGAGCGAGAGAAGGAGGCATCAGACAGAAAACGCAGGAAACTCGAGAGGTTGGTGGCTGAACCGAAGATTAACGTGGATCTGAACCCCGCCTATGAGAAGGAGCGTCAAGATTTGCCTGAGCGCGTGAGTTCAGCTGTGGAAGCTGGTTGGCAGGCTGCTGGCTCATCAAATGCTGTGAAAAGGAAGTCTGATGTTGAGGCAAAGAAGCCCAAGAAAGCCAAGATGTGGATTGATGCGGATCTATCAGATTGTTCATCATCTCTTAGTGAAGATGAACAAGAGGAGGCACTGTCAAAGAGCCCGGCTTCAACAGACAGTGGCAATGAGACAGACCAGGCTGCTAGTACTTCAAAATAG
- the vih gene encoding ubiquitin conjugating enzyme vih, which translates to MAQNINPHYASSSNPAKQNEDTIKLKDNHAVSKRLQKELMKLMRCADKGISAFPESENLFKWIGTINGPQDTVYSGHKYKLSLEFPNSYPYAPPMVKFITPCFHPNVDTCGLICLDILKDKWTALYDVRTVLLSIQSLLAEPNTHSPLNQQASYLWPNQPAYKKYLDEFYNKHRDS; encoded by the exons ATGGCTCAAAATATTAATCCACATTACGCGTCTTCGTCAAATCCAGCTAAACAAAATGAAGATACGATAAAACTTAAAGATAATCATGCTGTGAGCAAACG ACTTCAAAAGGAGTTAATGAAGCTGATGAGATGTGCTGACAAGGGAATATCAGCATTCCCTGAAAgtgaaaatctatttaaatgGATTGGCACCATAAATGGACCGCAGGACACTGTGTACTCGGGCCACAAGTACAAACTATCTTTAGAGTTCCCTAACTCATATCCTTACGCACCTCCAATGGTGAAATTTATAACACCTTGTTTTCACCCTAATGTAGATACTTGTGGACTTATTTGTTTAGATATATTGAAGGACAAATGGACGGCATTGTACGACGTGCGCACTGTTCTTCTGTCTATCCAAAGTTTGCTAGCAGAACCCAATACCCACAGTCCGTTAAATCAACAAGCATCGTACCTCTGGCCTAACCAGCCAGCTTACAAGAAGTACCTAGATGAATTTTACAATAAGCACAGAGACTCATAG